A window of the Brassica oleracea var. oleracea cultivar TO1000 chromosome C1, BOL, whole genome shotgun sequence genome harbors these coding sequences:
- the LOC106344477 gene encoding SUMO-conjugating enzyme UBC9, which yields MASKRILKELKDLQKDPPTSCSAGPVAEDMFHWQATIMGPSDSPYSGGVFLVTIHFPPDYPFKPPKVAFRTKVFHPNINSNGSICLDILKEQWSPALTISKVLLSICSLLTDPNPDDPLVPEIAHMYKTDKNKYESTARTWTQKYGMG from the exons ATGGCATCGAAACGGATTTTGAAGGAATTGAAGGATCTGCAGAAGGATCCTCCCACTTCATGCAGCGCAG GACCTGTCGCGGAAGACATGTTCCATTGGCAAGCCACGATAATGGGTCCATCGGACAGCCCTTACTCTGGTGGTGTTTTCCTTGTTACCATTCATTTCCCTCCTGACTATCCTTTTAAACCTCCCAAG GTGGCTTTTAGGACTAAGGTGTTCCACCCGAACATCAACAGCAATGGGAGCATCTGCCTCGACATCTTGAAGGAGCAGTGGAGTCCTGCCCTCACCATTTCCAAG GTGCTGCTGTCGATCTGTTCGTTGTTGACGGATCCAAACCCGGATGATCCTTTGGTTCCGGAGATAGCTCACATGTACAAGACAGACAAGAATAAGTACGAGTCCACTGCCCGTACCTGGACTCAAAAGTACGGAATGGGCTGA